From the genome of Cryptococcus neoformans var. neoformans B-3501A chromosome 1, whole genome shotgun sequence, one region includes:
- a CDS encoding hypothetical protein (HMMPfam hit to WD40, WD domain, G-beta repeat, score: 143.5, E(): 4.8e-40), with protein MEFLPLRTLPAPPRQQSTTNPHSRHFHSFRHPLFIKHPAAITHIHFCPTKPHRYAVTSSTRVLIYAPKTGKVVKTITRFKDTARSGEFRKDGKLVVAGGDDGVVQVFDVNSRAILRTMKEHNQPVRVTHFSPHLPQVLSASDDTTVKLWDLSTQACLSTFSSHTDYVRSSIFSPSDPSLILSASYDSTIRLHDVRLPEDEANVITMRHGGAPVEDILAFPSGGVAVSVGGPILRVWDLAMAGKCVRALSNHQKTVTSVAFDGTKGRVLTGGLDNMVKVYDVEDWKVVHTMRYPAPVLSLAVSPDDTHIAAGMTDGTLSVRRRDPKASELGASSAQETAIKGGAYEYFADMEAIFGTGHIKAKGKDLGPVVGPADEFRVETRRQKRLRDFDKYLKSFKYSAALDAGLHKNVKPTTTFALIQELVHRDALRIALSGRDDVTLEPILNFLAKNVTDPRFGEMAAQVVGVIIDIYTPILGQSPILDEMLGKIQTRVERELSFQRELMKLRGALDMTLSQAALGRVEA; from the exons ATGGAGTTTCTGCCGCTGCGCACCCTCCCAGCGCCGCCACGACAACAATCAACAACAAATCCTCATTCCAGACACTTTCACTCTTTTCGACAccccctcttcatcaaacaCCCGGCCGCCATCACCCATATCCATTTTTGCCCAACAAAACCACATCGGTATGCCGTGACATCTTCCACAAGAGTGTTGATCTATGCACCGAAGACCGGAAAGGTGGTAAAGACTATCACTAGGTTCAAGGACACTGCTCGAAGCGGAGAGTTTAGGAAAGATGGTAAATTAGTAGTTGCTGGTGGAGAcgatggtgttgttcaGGTCTTCGACGTGAACAGTCGAGCAATCTTAAGAACGATGAAAGAGCATAACCA ACCCGTCCGAGTCACCCATTTCTCCCCGCATCTTCCCCAAGTGCTCTCCGCTTCCGACGATACTACAGTAAAGCTCTGGGACTTGTCCACACAAGCATGTCTCTCCACCTTTTCGTCCCACACCGACTATGTTAGATCATCAATTTTCTCCCCTTCCGACCCTTCCCTGATACTCTCTGCATCTTATGATTCCACTATTCGGCTACACGACGTCCGACTGCCAGAAGACGAGGCTAATGTCATTACTATGCGACATGGTGGTGCTCCCGTGGAGGATATCTTGGCGTTCCCCAGTGGAGGTGTGGCTGTCAGCGTCGGTGGACCTATATTGAGAGTTTGGGATCTTGCAATGGCAGGCAAGTGCGTGCGAGCATTGTCCAATCACCAAAAGACCGTTACCTCAGTTGCCTTTGATGGTACAAAGGGACGAGTCTTGACCGGCGGTCTCGACAACATGGTCAAGGTCTACGACGTTGAAGACTGGAAGGTTGTTCACACCATGCGTTACCCCGCACCCGTCTTATCTCTCGCGGTTTCCCCTGATGACACCCACATCGCAGCTGGTATGACTGACGGTACCCTTTCCGTTCGTCGGCGAGATCCCAAAGCTTCTGAGCTCGGCGCGTCTTCAGCGCAGGAAACAGCTATCAAGGGTGGCGCATATGAATACTTTGCAGATATGGAGGCGATCTTCGGGACAGGGCACATCAAGGCTAAGGGGAAAGATTTAGGACCTGTGGTTGGGCCGGCAGACGAATTTAGGGTGGAGACAAGACGGCAAAAGAGGCTGAGGGACTTTGACAAATATTTGAAATCATTCAAATACTCTGCCGCTCTTGACGCAGGATTACACAAGAATGTCAAGCCCACCACTACATTCGCTTTGATCCAGGAGTTGGTTCACCGTGATGCTCTTCGGATAGCCCTTTCCGGGCGAGACGATGTTACACTTGAACCTATTCTCAACTTTTTGGCCAAGAACGTCACAGACCCTCGATTCGGTGAGATGGCGGCGCAGGTCGTCGGTGTCATCATTG ATATCTACACACCAATCCTCGGCCAATCGCCTATTCTCGATGAAATGCTCGGCAAGATTCAGACACGGGTTGAGAGGGAGTTGAGTTTCCAGAGAGAGTTGATGAAGTTAAGAGGGGCACTGGATATGACATTGTCACAGGCCGCTTTAGGGAGAGTCGAGGCTTAG
- a CDS encoding hypothetical protein (HMMPfam hit to 2-Hacid_dh, D-isomer specific 2-hydroxyacid dehydrogenase, catalytic domain, score: 75.7, E(): 1.2e-19; HMMPfam hit to 2-Hacid_dh_C, D-isomer specific 2-hydroxyacid dehydrogenase, NAD binding domain, score: 289.3, E(): 6.1e-84), producing MSIPIPDRNRRQSVSASDPPNNIPIPANTRGIPVSSFAPHSPPTGTSPRNSSFSFSTSPSTSYLRNASGAFHGIARQLTAFLPPDYPTQENHEKRQGKTKILLLENINLDAADYLKSQGYEVDHVTKAYTEEELIAKLPNYHAIGIRSKTKITAKVIDANPQLLAIGCFCIGTNQVDLEHAAKRGIAVFNSPFSNSRSVAELVISEIIALSRQIIDRTHEMRAGIWNKLSKNCWEIRGKTLGIVGYGHIGSQLSVLAEAFGMSVIYFDVVPIMPLGSARQVDTLEDLLSRADFITLHVPEIPDTIGMMGAEQFSQMKKGAFFINNARGKVVDLSALCDALESDHLAGAAIDVFPKEPGSNGPGFNETLGDFIPRLRKIPNLILTPHIGGSTEEAQRAIGTEVSNALTRYLNYGTTLGAVNFPEVDLRAITAADERHIRVCHVHKNEPGVLRGINNILADHNIEKQFSDSKGDIAYLMADISGVGQEEVEGLYSAIKNTRSNILTRLLFVE from the exons ATGTCCATCCCTATCCCAGACAGAAACAGAAGACAGTCCGTCTCCGCCTCCGACCCCCCCAACAA CATCCCTATCCCTGCCAACACCCGTGGCATTcccgtctcttctttcgctcCCCATTCTCCGCCCACTGGCACTTCTCCTCGCaattcctccttctctttctctaccTCCCCTTCAACTAGCTACCTCAGAAATGCCTCTGGTGCTTTCCACGGTATTGCCCGACAATTGAccgccttccttcctcctgacTACCCCACACAAGAGAATCATGAGAAGAGGCAGGGCAAGACTAAGATTCTGCTTTTGGAAAACATTAACTTGGACGCCGCCGACTACTTGAAGAGCCAAGGCTACGAG GTTGACCACGTCACCAAGGCCTAcactgaagaagagctcaTTGCCAAGCTCCCCAATTACCATGCCATCGGTATCCGATCAAAAACTAAGATCACTGCCAAGGTCATTGACGCCAACCCCCAACTCTTGGCCATCGGCTGTTTCTGTATCGGTACCAATCAGGTCGATCTTGAGCACGCCGCCAAGCGAGGTATCGCCGTTTTCaactctcccttctccaactcccGTTCTGTTGCCGAGCTCGTCATCTCCGAGATCATTGCCCTTTCTAGACAAATCATCGACCGAACCCACGAGATGCGAGCCGGTATCTGGAACAAGCTCTCCAAGAACTGTTGGGAAATTCGTGGCAAGACCCTTGGTATTGTCGGTTACGGTCACATTGGTTCTCAGCTTTCCGTCCTTGCCGAGGCATTTGGTATGTCCGTCATCTACTTTGACGTAGTCCCTATCATGCCTCTCGGTTCAGCCCGCCAGGTTGACACCCTTGAGGATCTCCTCTCCAGGGCTGATTTCATCACCTTGCATGTCCCTGAAATCCCTGACACCATTGGTATGATGGGTGCCGAGCAATTTTctcagatgaagaagggtgccttcttcatcaacaacgcCCGAGGCAAGGTTGTCGACCTCTCTGCTCTCTGTGACGCCCTCGAATCCGACCACCTTGCCGGTGCTGCCATCGACGTCTTCCCCAAGGAGCCCGGATCCAATGGTCCCGGCTTTAACGAGACTCTCGGTGACTTCATCCCTCGACTCCGAAAGATTCccaacctcatcctcactccTCACATCGGTGGTTCTACCGAGGAAGCTCAGCGAGCCATCGGTACCGAAGTTTCCAACGCTCTTACTCGATACCTGAACTACGGTACTACCCTCGGTGCTGTCAACTTCCCCGAAGTCGACTTGCGTGccatcaccgccgccgACGAGAGACATATCAGGGTCTGCCACGTTCACAAGAACGAGCCTGGTGTTTTGAGGGGTATCAACAACATCCTTGCGGACCACAACATCGAGAAGCAATTCTCCGACTCCAAGGGTGACATTGCGTACTTGATGGCCGACATCAGCGGTGtcgggcaagaagaagttgagggATTGTATTCGGCGATCAAGAACACCAGGTCAAACATTTTGACAAGGTTGCTTT TTGTAGAATGA